A genomic region of Anopheles coustani chromosome 3, idAnoCousDA_361_x.2, whole genome shotgun sequence contains the following coding sequences:
- the LOC131269489 gene encoding E3 SUMO-protein ligase RanBP2, whose amino-acid sequence MFSSKKDIDRHVKTSLNKLPENERYLRGLAIARQYFRLNEFASAEHWLSCYLSVQEDSASAHKLLGQCYEKQRKFDRAITSYQRSLQLDSKQTGLITEVCKLLLMDENLSKNLSKAKHWCDLAESERINHEAVLNLKLKVANKDATTDKKMVKDIILKEIIARPLDPSLRVRLVDYFIDEKKLDEAFKYCFELEMKFSDSFLQSIEWTNGVANLLAKYTESPAGQQKHWNYYLLQAIVLDRQIYLNLLADSTMETIKRSNMKEVAHKLYELDQTLRQVAEKGRNAAPQKQMAHEYLRHYRGQLLLYSASLLFKGSTQDQTGTNVGRSRDTTKKCLALLLLAYQCGVPDPDEQWLKQSNESTRHVMAFWNKQAAFRCCQAGSTVLSCVEESVDVSVLAQIQSVTESKVWTTADDLINQVRQLCSDPGWRKQVFRSLYPSGDPSAKASSASYFVQDGTAFGEPQYVLPKREQLDLYLELAQPLYPSSLPYLVYLGLVMGTENLSELRCKAFPRLNFSTNNLENCNLETLNQLDMDSFLYCAILVAQSNLDGARQHLHHQQQGRPSLLPAANLIPLLCEDNKIDWWSTAYHLIRSSTAKDAAASVAEQRQLLQHGLQAIRGTGAPLCDVIVLLKLGQVLAKRASGSTLITAEERRYVECRAEAVYRAGVLLWKIRSESSSLGTGPGMFFKYGIESYDCQHETVKLAETAITFLASVYFKHGRYEEFTQDFGGIPLPFAAYFRAEAFRKLDESNKTPLKAKKFYSERARECIRQTQRYLELPYIDRNHPLNFVVQNELKRLSSLNDSLDGSLNTSANGGGGDDSDQFQSFTSSLTNPMIAGGGAGGAGAMSGHADRDTATAAATAAATVCLAKTNELESLIRQMMETLTFVKEDVLGIRNDVGDMQDRLVKIEENIYRKPAEKVGGTSVGGGTSSSGAAPVIDEPSTVSAAATAAAMQAMNDMYLMDEFQNNAAAAAAAAAYHQAATVGRLPPQQTPYHALYANAYPNYLSQVASSPHQQVQILASRGHPMGPMGASPMHQAAYQHPDSLLVAAAGSPAATAGGYHNPVYQPQQVPPPPVAPPGAPAMLAAAPSTTNNTTPMQKQAGGLSIEQSLQTPALLSSWNNTYNNTFNIPPSGIGGGGGGVAVSAGSVTAPAPAPAHHLPPPVVEVKGGAPVNVVITSSDPLPPPPSGNSSTFASGTGGVQPTYSVTIPPQHIKHSNTGGSIGQGTTGGSMNVSKAVEAISPAASSNTTPQFSLAATTAPTAIKPVASVSVSSPSFFANLMSASPAAKVTDGGADDGDDDDDARNVSGSAPEYDPRPDFQPIIPLPDEIVVRTGEEDEEQMFTGRSKLLRLVDREWKERGLGELKILRSKADPSKYRIVMRREQVHKICANHYITPELIIKPMEKRPECYIWAAMDFADEQPRKESFCARFGSADLAKQFYEAFVAARNEVARLRGSDSSAGDTTSAPPPTTTGSFTFSSTPKSTGGKGSSSSTTTNTTTPQAAPTSTSKPFGEFTFAKNYTPPAKTTGEQPTGASSTQQTDGKPSPFASFTFKAAQQGADGTAAAPASFGNIFGSLNTNTSGGALGFEEKDFKCTHEVSIVGLKRKDQPQAKEWTDCGVSSGNLRLLAPCVSSSMTAAAATVRLLLRKPPPLPTVCLNQILATETKFGAIEKNGCTWTVAQDAAYPMAKGPITFAAFFKTGDERDRFLVTVQNTLSPKAAATTKAATAGAGGAGFGDLFKPKSGSWDCSQCYVNNKADASRCLACDGPRDPSKKDDSSTTLAAKSKPAGGLFGSLVPPADGGSKFTFGMPQTTALTAGTTPSFGVKKDESVKPATPVVVTSTPAKTGTGTAGGGVGFGDKFKPKPGAWTCNGCYLSNAADTLYCLSCEAPKDDTVPKKSANTGGTPAGASVAGLLKAADTMPKFNFTAGGGFTFGATSSAVAGPTATTTTSTASTVPTSIPASITPQPPPAFGGTGGFTFGSPMKPATATPAASQSSDSLGQGGLVKPVFKFELPTPAGGLSFGSKLTSGGGDAISKLDPPEKATFGFVFKPKSPGRTLSGGSTGPGVATEGGAGDDDGAAGGDNSVTEEENNTYFAPVIPLPDKVEVKTGEEDEDILYAHRAKLYRFVSSEWKERGIGDVKILKHKETGKLRVVMRREQVLKICLNHALTEDVCYSKKDDKSWQFVANDFSEGAFELMNFCLRFKSTDIAQEFRDAITDALSGKLTASTSQVATGGGGAKSSELHDSTITSTTSPGGATGELNFSKLSDISLNERETAQKLKLPDNFFDCPATTCVGCRGCDPDAYVFPTVDGRNLVGETDADDDPLPIDIKDVKPLPKLVPKQVTFGTPSTAGDNPATVTAAGTAAAVGVGGGALFAGFSSGAATKTTPVFAASNATSNFLSSEQKSSSSPFTPANSSIFSESPTTNTDQSGGANVNNKLIFGSSTGVGSSSAGGGGSIFSASLNTTPKTSFVSPPSSTVPAGTTATDDGEKKVEVVTSKPSSTTTVTSLLQQATLTTPSPAKPAQSGGSLFGSVSFGSGGGGGGFGSTGSTTNIFGGPNIFATPPTSTAGAPANTTSTTSGGGLFGSVTGFGDSALKQPSVFGGSGFTFGGLAKQANAASPLTTNTPSPFGKSTEAAPVLKMDDNVSFASLASNSPDFSGFMKKGDEAVAGPGGSNSKPTGVGGFVGLTVKEDFFSRSAAAKLNSSAEGTGNNGNAEDSVGGDGAGAGDENYDPYYAPVIQLPDEIEVRTGEEDETKLFGDRAKLYRYDSDTKEWKERGVGELKVLHHPVRNTYRLLLRREQIHKLVLNHAITAELAITPMNNSAKAFMWGAMNHAESPGQLEKLAVRFKNEAIADQFRGVVEQCQESLRSRPDLEPDQD is encoded by the exons ATGTTCTCGTCTAAGAAAGATATCGATCGACACGTTAAAACATCGCTCAATAAGCTGCCGGAAAATGAG cGCTACCTACGGGGTCTTGCTATCGCCCGGCAGTATTTTAGGTTGAACGAATTTGCCAGCGCAGAGCACTGGTTGTCGTGCTATCTGTCGGTGCAGGAGGACAGCGCTTCAGCACACAAATTGCTCGGCCAGTGCTACGAGAAACAGCGAAAGTTTGACCGGGCCATCACGTCGTATCAGCGTTCCCTGCAGCTGGACTCCAAGCAAACAGGGCTGATTACGGAGGTTTGTAAGCTGCTTCTGATGGACGAAAATTTAAGCAAGAATTTGTCGAAAGCGAAACACTGGTGCGATCTAGCGGAATCCGAACGCATCAACCATGAGGCGGTGCTCAACCTGAAGCTAAAGGTCGCCAACAAGGATGCCACCACGGACAAGAAGATGGTGAAGGATATCATTTTGAAGGAGATCATTGCGCGCCCGCTCGATCCATCCCTGCGCGTCCGGTTGGTGGACTACTTTATCGATGAGAAAAAGCTGGATGAAGCGTTCAAGTATTGTTTCGAGCTGGAGATGAAATTTTCCGATTCGTTCCTGCAGTCGATCGAGTGGACGAACGGTGTGGCCAACCTGCTGGCCAAGTACACCGAGTCGCCAGCGGGCCAACAGAAACACTGGAATTACTATCTTCTGCAGGCGATCGTGCTTGATCGGCAGATCTACCTTAATCTGCTGGCCGATTCCACGATGGAAACTATCAAACGTAGCAACATGAAGGAGGTGGCTCACAAACTTTACGAACTGGACCAGACGCTTCGACAGGTAGCTGAGAAGGGCCGCAATGCGGCTCCGCAGAAGCAGATGGCGCACGAGTATCTGCGTCACTATCGCGGCCAGCTGTTGCTGTATTCAGCATCGTTGCTGTTCAAAGGCTCAACACAGGATCAGACCGGGACTAATGTGGGCCGCTCTCGGGATACCACGAAGAAATGTCTGGCGCTGCTATTGTTGGCATACCAGTGCGGTGTACCGGACCCGGACGAGCAGTGGTTGAAGCAGAGCAATGAGTCGACACGTCACGTCATGGCATTCTGGAATAAACAGGCCGCATTTCGGTGCTGCCAGGCCGGCAGTACCGTGCTGTCGTGCGTTGAAGAAAGCGTTGACGTGTCAGTGCTTGCTCAGATTCAGAGCGTCACCGAGTCCAAGGTTTGGACAACAGCTGATGATCTCATTAATCAG GTTCGTCAACTATGCTCCGATCCCGGATGGCGCAAGCAGGTGTTTCGCTCGCTCTACCCCTCCGGCGACCCGTCGGCAAAGGCCTCATCGGCGTCCTATTTCGTCCAGGATGGAACTGCCTTCGGCGAACCGCAGTATGTGCTGCCGAAACGCGAACAACTCGATCTATATCTAGAGCTGGCACAACCACTGTACCCTTCGTCGCTTCCGTACTTGGTCTACCTCGGGCTCGTCATGGGCACCGAAAACCTGTCCGAGTTACGCTGCAAAGCCTTCCCGCGGCTGAACTTTTCCACCAACAACCTCGAGAACTGCAACCTGGAGACGCTGAACCAGCTCGACATGGACTCGTTCCTCTACTGCGCAATTCTGGTGGCACAGAGCAACTTGGACGGTGCGCGGCAACATctgcatcatcagcagcaaggTCGTCCATCGTTGCTTCCGGCCGCCAACCTTATCCCGCTGCTATGCGAAGACAACAAGATCGACTGGTGGAGCACGGCCTATCATCTGATTCGGAGCAGCACGGCGAAGGATGCGGCGGCCAGCGTGGCGGAACAGAGGCAGCTGCTGCAGCATGGTCTACAAGCGATCCGCGGCACTGGTGCACCGTTGTGCGATGTGATCGTGTTGCTGAAGCTCGGTCAGGTTCTCGCGAAGCGCGCGTCCGGAAGTACGCTGATTACGGCGGAAGAGCGACGCTATGTTGAGTGTCGGGCCGAGGCCGTCTACCGTGCGGGTGTGCTGCTCTGGAAGATCCGCAGCGAATCGTCTAGCCTCGGTACCGGTCCTGGGATGTTCTTCAAGTATGGCATCGAGTCATACGATTGCCAGCATGAGACAGTGAAGCTAGCAGAGACAGCCATAACGTTTCTTGCGAGCGTGTACTTCAAGCACGGTCGGTACGAAGAGTTCACGCAGGACTTTGGTGGCATACCGCTGCCGTTTGCAGCGTACTTCCGCGCCGAAGCGTTCCGTAAGCTAGATGAATCGAACAAGACGCCGCTGAAGGCGAAGAAGTTCTACTCGGAGCGGGCCCGCGAGTGCATCCGGCAGACGCAGCGCTACTTGGAGTTGCCGTACATCGATCGCAACCACCCGCTGAACTTTGTAGTACAGAACGAGCTGAAGCGACTGTCATCGTTGAACGATTCGCTGGATGGAAGTCTTAACACTTCCGCCAACGGGGGCGGTGGGGACGATAGCGATCAGTTCCAATCGTTTACCTCTTCGTTGACAAACCCAATGATAGCCGGCGGTGGAGCCGGTGGCGCTGGCGCAATGTCCGGTCATGCTGATCGCGATACAGCCACTGCTGCTGCGACTGCGGCTGCTACGGTTTGTTTAGCGAAGACGAACGAACTAGAGTCACTCATAAGACAGATGATGGAAACACTCACGTTCGTGAAGGAGGATGTGCTGGGAATTCGTAACGATGTTGGCGATATGCAGGATCGGTTAGTGAAGATCGAGGAGAACATCTATAGAAAACCTGCCGAAAAGGTCGGTGGAACTTCCGTCGGTGGCGGAACTAGTTCGAGTGGCGCAGCGCCAGTCATCGATGAGCCATCGACAGTGTCTGCCGCCGCAACGGCCGCCGCTATGCAGGCCATGAACGACATGTATCTCATGGACGAGTTCCAAAATAACgcggccgcagcagcagctgctgccGCTTATCATCAGGCAGCCACCGTTGGTCGTCTGCCACCTCAGCAAACGCCCTATCATGCCCTGTACGCGAACGCTTACCCGAACTACTTGTCTCAAGTCGCGTCGTCCCCACATCAACAGGTGCAGATTCTAGCATCACGCGGTCACCCGATGGGACCGATGGGAGCATCACCGATGCACCAAGCAGCGTACCAGCATCCGGACAGTCTGCTTGTGGCTGCAGCTGGTTCTCCGGCGGCAACCGCCGGAGGTTATCATAATCCTGTGTACCAGCCACAGCAGGTTCCACCACCGCCAGTTGCACCCCCCGGAGCACCGGCGATGCTAGCTGCGGCTCCCAGTACGACCAATAATACTACGCCAATGCAAAAACAGGCGGGCGGCCTTTCGATCGAGCAGTCGCTCCAAACGCCCGCTTTGTTGAGCAGCTGGAACAACACCTACAACAACACTTTTAACATTCCACCGTCCGGCattggtggcggtggtggtggtgtggcaGTGTCGGCCGGTAGTGTGACAGCTCCTGCTCCAGCTCCTGCGCACCACCTTCCACCACCAGTGGTCGAAGTAAAAGGCGGAGCACCGGTGAACGTGGTCATCACTAGCTCCGATCCGTTACCGCCGCCACCGAGTGGTAATAGCTCCACGTTCGCTTCCGGTACAGGTGGCGTACAGCCGACATACAGCGTTACGATTCCTCCCCAGCACATCAAGCATAGCAACACCGGAGGCAGCATTGGTCAGGGCACGACCGGCGGCAGCATGAACGTTTCAAAGGCAGTGGAAGCTATCTCACCGGCGGCATCATCTAACACTACGCCGCAGTTTTCGCTGGCGGCCACCACCGCGCCGACGGCAATTAAACCGGTTGCTTCCGTCTCGGTTTCGTCTCCATCGTTCTTCGCCAATCTGATGTCCGCTTCGCCGGCCGCCAAGGTAACCGACGGTGGTGCGGACGAtggcgatgacgatgatgacgcgCGAAACGTTTCGGGCAGTGCCCCCGAGTACGATCCGCGCCCCGACTTCCAGCCGATCATTCCACTGCCCGATGAGATTGTGGTGCGCACGGgcgaggaggacgaggagcAGATGTTTACCGGGCGCTCGAAGCTGCTCCGTTTGGTCGATCGCGAGTGGAAGGAGCGCGGACTGGGTGAACTGAAAATTCTGCGCTCGAAGGCGGATCCGAGCAAGTATCGGATCGTAATGCGGCGTGAGCAGGTGCACAAGATCTGCGCCAACCATTACATCACGCCGGAGCTGATCATCAAGCCGATGGAGAAGCGCCCCGAGTGCTACATCTGGGCGGCGATGGACTTTGCCGACGAGCAACCGCGCAAGGAGTCGTTCTGCGCACGCTTCGGTAGTGCCGATCTGGCGAAGCAGTTCTACGAGGCGTTCGTGGCGGCACGCAATGAGGTGGCCCGCCTGAGAGGAAGCGATTCATCCGCTGGAGACACCACTTCGGCACCACCGCCAACCACAACGGGGAGCTTTACGTTCAGCAGCACTCCAAAGTCGACGGGTGGCaagggcagcagcagcagcactacGACTAACACCACCACGCCTCAGGCGGCACCGACCTCGACTTCGAAGCCGTTCGGGGAGTTTACATTCGCGAAGAACTACACACCACCTGCCAAAACCACCGGCGAGCAGCCGACTGGCGCCTCCTCCACGCAGCAGACCGACGGGAAACCGAGTCCGTTCGCTTCATTCACTTTCAAGGCGGCACAGCAAGGGGCGGACGGCACAGCAGCAGCCCCGGCTAGCTTTGGTAACATCTTCGGTTCATTGAACACAAACACCAGCGGCGGTGCTCTAGGATTTGAGGAGAAGGATTTCAAATGCACCCACGAGGTTTCCATCGTTGGCTTGAAGCGTAAAGATCAACCACAGGCTAAGGAGTGGACGGACTGCGGTGTGTCGAGTGGAAATTTGCGTCTCCTTGCTCCTTGCGTCTCATCTTCgatgacggcggcggcggcgacggtACGATTGCTACTGCGCAAACCGCCCCCGCTACCCACCGTTTGCCTTAATCAGATCCTGGCCACAGAAACCAAATTCGGCGCGATCGAAAAGAATGGTTGTACCTGGACCGTAGCACAGGATGCCGCTTATCCGATGGCGAAGGGTCCGATCACGTTTGCCGCGTTCTTCAAGACCGGCGACGAACGTGATCGTTTTCTGGTTACCGTTCAGAACACACTGTCCCCGaaggcagcagcaacaacgaaAGCGGCTACTGCCGGTGCTGGTGGCGCTGGATTTGGTGATCTGTTCAAACCGAAATCGGGCAGCTGGGATTGCAGCCAGTGCTACGTGAACAACAAAGCCGACGCTAGCCGGTGCCTCGCGTGTGATGGACCGCGGGATCCTTCAAAGAAGGACGATAGCAGTACCACCCTGGCGGCTAAATCGAAACCCGCGGGAGGCCTGTTTGGTAGTCTTGTCCCACCGGCCGACGGTGGCAGTAAGTTTACGTTCGGTATGCCACAAACGACGGCGCTCACGGCCGGTACGACACCAAGCTTCGGCGTTAAGAAGGATGAGTCGGTTAAACCAGCGACGCCGGTGGTGGTAACATCCACTCCGGCAAAGACTGGAACTGGTACTGCAGGAGGAGGAGTAGGCTTTGGCGATAAATTCAAACCGAAACCAGGTGCATGGACGTGCAACGGGTGCTATCTGTCAAACGCAGCCGACACCCTCTACTGTCTCAGCTGCGAAGCTCCGAAAGACGATACTGTACCGAAAAAGTCGGCCAATACTGGTGGCACACCGGCCGGTGCTTCGGTAGCTGGGCTGCTGAAAGCAGCCGACACTATGCCAAAGTTTAATTTCACCGCCGGAGGCGGCTTCACTTTTGGTGCAACATCATCGGCGGTAGCTGGACCGACggcaaccaccaccacttcaacagcatccaccGTGCCTACTTCAATTCCAGCATCTATtacaccacaaccaccaccggcGTTCGGGGGAACTGGTGGATTTACATTCGGTAGTCCTATGAAGCCGGCGACTGCTACTCCAGCAGCATCTCAGTCATCGGACAGTCTCGGCCAGGGAGGGCTTGTTAAGCCCGTGTTTAAGTTCGAACTTCCCACACCGGCCGGTGGTCTATCCTTTGGTTCGAAGCTAACCTCCGGTGGCGGAGATGCCATCAGCAAGCTAGACCCGCCGGAGAAGGCAacgtttgggtttgtttttaaaccgaaATCGCCAGGACGCACATTGAGCGGGGGTTCGACCGGACCAGGAGTAGCCACCGAGGGAGGCGCCGGCGACGATGATGGTGCCGCCGGCGGTGACAACAGCGTCACGGAGGAGGAGAATAACACCTACTTTGCCCCAGTAATCCCACTCCCGGACAAG GTCGAAGTGAAAACCGGTGAAGAAGACGAGGATATTTTATATGCACATCGCGCCAAATTGTACCGGTTCGTATCCTCGGAGTGGAAGGAACGTGGCATCGGAGATGTAAAAATCTTGAAACATAAAGAAACGGGCAAACTAAG AGTTGTAATGCGCCGCGAGCAAGTCCTAAAGATCTGTCTGAATCACGCGCTGACCGAGGACGTTTGCTACTCGAAGAAGGACGATAAATCGTGGCAGTTTGTAGCGAACGACTTCTCCGAGGGTGCGTTCGAGCTGATGAATTTCTGCCTGCGCTTCAAGTCGACCGATATCGCACAAGAGTTCCGCGATGCCATCACTGATGCACTGAGTGGCAAGCTGACCGCAAGCACAAGTCAGGTAGCCACCGGTGGCGGCGGAGCTAAATCATCGGAACTGCACGATTCCACGATCACGTCCACCACATCACCCGGCGGTGCAACCGGCGAACTGAACTTTTCCAAGCTAAGTGATATATCGCTGAATGAGCGCGAAACGGCACAGAAGCTAAAGCTACCAGATAATTTCTTCGACTGCCCCGCGACAACCTGTGTGGGATGTCGCGGATGCGATCCGGATGCATATGTGTTTCCAACTGTGGACGGCAGGAATCTCGTAGGCGAGACGGATGCCGACGATGATCCCTTACCGATCGATATCAAGGATGTGAAACCGCTTCCGAAGCTCGTTCCGAAGCAAGTTACTTTTGGCACACCATCCACCGCGGGAGATAACCCGGCTACGGTTACAGCCGCTGGTACAGCTGCTGCGGTGGGAGTAGGAGGAGGAGCACTGTTTGCTGGATTCTCATCCGGAGCAGCTACTAAGACGACTCCAGTTTTTGCTGCGAGTAATGCTACCAGTAACTTTTTGTCATCCGAGCagaagtcgtcgtcgtctccgTTTACCCCGGCGAACAGTTCCATTTTCAGTGAGAGCCCCACCACGAACACAGATCAGTCGGGAGGGGCTAACGTCAACAATAAGTTAATATTTGGAA GCTCAACTGGCGTTGGTTCGTCTTCGGCAGGTGGTGGTGGATCTATTTTTTCAGCGTCACTCAACACCACTCCGAAAACATCATTCGTTTCGCCACCTTCGTCCACCGTTCCGGCTGGTACTACAGCAACGGACGACGGGGAGAAAAAGGTCGAAGTTGTTACGTCCAAACCCTCCTCCACGACTACCGTCACTTCGTTGTTGCAACAGGCAACCCTAACGACGCCTTCACCTGCGAAACCGGCGCAGAGTGGCGGTAGTCTGTTCGGTTCAGTCAGCTTTGgtagtggtggcggtggcggcggcttTGGGTCGACCGGAAGCACTACTAACATCTTTGGTGGGCCGAACATCTTTGCCACTCCACCAACGTCGACTGCCGGCGCACCGGccaacaccaccagcaccacatcGGGTGGAGGTCTTTTTGGTAGCGTTACCGGATTCGGTGATTCCGCGCTGAAACAACCATCCGTGTTTGGTGGCAGTGGTTTCACGTTCGGCGGCCTTGCTAAACAGGCCAACGCAGCATCTCCGTTGACGACCAACACTCCATCTCCATTCGGGAAATCTACTGAGGCAGCACCGGTGCTCAAAATGGACGATAATGTGAGCTTTGCGTCCCTTGCGAGCAACAGCCCGGACTTCAGTGGGTTCATGAAGAAAGGAGATGAAGCTGTCGCAGGGCCCGGCGGTAGTAACAGCAAACCAACAGGCGTAGGAGGCTTCGTGGGACTGACGGTGAAAGAGGACTTCTTTTCACGCTCGGCAGCGGCGAAATTAAACAGCAGCGCCGAAGGTACCGGTAACAATGGTAATGCGGAGGACTCGGTGGGTGGGGATGGTGCTGGAGCAGGTGATGAAAACTACGACCCGTACTACGCCCCGGTGATACAGCTTCCCGACGAGATCGAAGTCCGTACGGGCGAAGAGGATGAGACGAAACTGTTCGGAGATCGTGCCAAGCTGTACCGGTACGACTCAGATACAAAGGAATGGAAAGAACGAG
- the LOC131260821 gene encoding BLOC-2 complex member HPS5 homolog translates to MDAINKKYALRDRAELSAAVRQPLRNNTRIKFTCFDCSPKYFVFGANSGSLYLYDRITTNFLAIFPSQLGAIGKVSISHNEKQIAVGNQSGSIGVLLELEPPSVKEILSTDLTPSGDNDGRPTPDKVVAFVTSFCWTEDDKELYCGDSRGIVSLIQFSLFMGRNILNITLHPVLLLENRIVQIDRYKDLLLVSTLSKCVLCNTAREEFKQIGNRPREGQYGASFVIAQPNNGPTPPSPPLMIVDEEDVRIFCSRPGSRLWEADLEGNVIRTHQFKQAAANRRHRQLQCLQESELDLGPSVPSDGTMMVVPFQVLYSIRRQLLLVHDRCHLLIIDPVHSKIVLRTDEFTDITHVAVVDEWIYLLSGENRLFQLRVEIEGEDETSTVTPSSGSPKSSPLPTTALDGRKQKQQGVYILDNMLNNNSGKQQQLNGKESPLLLSTEATIKEALVSVVRGKYGRNIKQMFMGFEQQQLNAQNTLLGGGPERPKTLNLTKIYAPSNNNGFASANGNGLLAEFGIEAAVEEEFPEDENEIVEDLVRTRTGQTFAAPNGSKVQMKKKFSTSLLDGYETSEDDATVRNLYLIYRSSIISNLNFADRYAKIFDDYDTETIVRLLGKLETVMEENEEPNARLKCVRIYFAYLKPELLWEIDDASRQFIKDCFIVCNTTEANDRSVLNRLERCSECGFYLQATETCHYRDIGVSLMQYYWSRKEYAQCFAMVKQVPYLWRTVTRYYIQDRREDKVVACVWNLADHELFERAAAEIPFTIYHWKQLFEFVLSYEQSNEMICLNCDKLCPIGRLGSKLNNHDNRSDEDNLNEAGTKAERNFRQWNYLLNVAIEHVESSSPTQLLRLLRSFADNIPKGVISPSFYIRCLLLEAK, encoded by the exons ATGGATGCCATAAATAAGAAATATGCGCTGCGAGACCGAGCCGAATTATCCGCTGCCGTTAGGCAGCCTTTGCGTAACAACACTCGCATCAAG TTCACCTGCTTCGATTGCTCACCGAAATACTTTGTCTTTGGGGCCAACTCCGGCAGCTTATACCTATACGATCGAATTACGACCAACTTTTTGGCGATCTTTCCCAGCCAGCTGGGCGCCATTGGAAAGGTATCGATTTCACACAATGAAAAGCAGATAGCGGTAGGTAATCAAAGCGGGTCGATTGGCGTGCTGCTTGAACTGGAACCACCGAGTGTGAAGGAGATACTCAGCACGGACCTGACACCATCTGGGGATAACGATGGTCGGCCGACGCCGGATAAGGTAGTCGCCTTTGTGACGAGTTTTTGCTGGACGGAAGACGACAAGGAGCTGTATTGTGGTGACTCGAGGGGTATTGTGTCACTTATACAGTTCTCACTTTTCATG GGTCGCAACATTCTCAACATAACCCTGCATCCCGTGCTGCTGCTTGAAAATCGGATAGTACAAATTGATCGCTACAAAGACTTGTTACTCGTGTCGACGCTCTCCAAATGCGTGCTTTGCAATACCGCTAGAGAAGAGTTCAAACAG ATTGGTAATCGACCAAGAGAGGGTCAGTATGGAGCCTCGTTTGTTATCGCACAACCGAACAATGGTCCAacgccaccatcaccaccactgATGATCGTCGATGAGGAAGACGTTCGGATATTCTGCTCTCGCCCCGGTAGTCGCCTCTGGGAGGCTGATCTCGAGGGCAACGTCATACGAACCCATCAATTCAAGCAAGCCGCCGCcaatcgtcgtcatcgtcagtTGCAATGTTTGCAGGAGTCGGAGCTAGATTTAGGTCCATCGGTACCATCAGACGGAACGATGATGGTCGTTCCGTTTCAGGTACTTTATTCCATACGCCGTCAGTTGCTGCTCGTACACGATCGCTGCCATCTGCTTATCATCGATCCAGTACACTCGAAAATCGTACTGCGTACGGATGAATTTACCGACATCACGCACGTGGCCGTGGTAGATGAATGGATCTATTTGCTTTCTGGAGAAAATCGTCTTTTCCAGCTTCGCGTTGAAATTGAGGGAGAAGACGAAACCTCTACGGTCACTCCTTCTTCGGGTTCGCCAAAATCTTCGCCACTACCGACCACTGCACTTGATGGTCGAAAGCAAAAGCAGCAAGGTGTTTATATTTTAGATAATATGCTTAATAATAACAGCGgaaaacagcagcagctgaaTGGAAAAGAGAGTCCATTGCTCCTTTCGACCGAAGCCACTATAAAGGAAGCACTTGTGTCCGTTGTCCGGGGCAAGTATGGAAGAAACATAAAGCAAATGTTCATGGGTTTCGAGCAACAGCAACTGAATGCGCAAAATACCCTCCTCGGTGGTGGTCCGGAGCGGCCAAAAACACTTAATTTAACGAAAATCTACGCACCCAGCAATAACAACGGATTTGCCAGTGCCAACGGGAACGGATTGCTGGCAGAGTTTGGTATCGAAGCAGCAGTGGAGGAAGAGTTTCCAGAAGATGAGAATGAAATTGTGGAAGATCTGGTACGGACGCGCACGGGACAAACGTTTGCCGCGCCTAATGGTTCAAAGGTACaaatgaagaagaaatttTCAACATCCCTGCTGGATGGATACGAAACGTCCGAGGATGACGCAACCGTTCGAAACCTGTATCTCATCTACCGATCATCGATCATTAGTAATCTCAACTTTGCCGACCGGTATGCAAAGATCTTCGACGACTACGACACAGAAACTATTGTGCGTTTGCTAGGTAAGCTGGAAACGGTGATGGAAGAGAACGAAGAACCGAATGCCCGGCTCAAGTGTGTGCGGATTTACTTCGCATATTTGAAACCGGAACTTCTGTGGGAAATCGACGACGCGTCGAGGCAATTCATAAAGGACTGTTTTATCGTGTGCAACACGACGGAAGCAAACGATCGATCAGTTCTGAATCGTTTGGAGCGTTGTTCCGAATGTGGATTCTATTTACAGGCAACCGAAACGTGTCACTATCGGGACATCGGTGTCAGCTTGATGCAATACTACTGGTCACGCAAAGAATATGCGCAATGTTTTGCAATGGTTAAACAAGTACCGTACCTCTGGCGAACGGTTACACGGTACTATATACAGGATCGACGCGAGGATAAGGTGGTAGCGTGCGTCTGGAATCTGGCTGATCATGAACTGTTCGAGCGTGCTGCGGCAGAAATTCCCTTCACTATTTATCACTGGAAGCAGCTATTTGAATTTGTCCTTTCGTACGAACAGAGCAATGAAATGATCTGTTTGAACTGTGATAAACTGTGCCCTATCGGTAGACTAGGGTCTAAGCTCAATAATCACGACAATAGATCAGACGAGGACAATCTTAATGAAGCGGGAACAAAAGCTGAACGCAACTTCCGCCAATGGAACTACCTGCTTAACGTTGCTATCGAGCATGTGGAGTCCAGCTCCCCAACACAACTTTTACGCCTGCTGCGCAGTTTTGCTGACAACATTCCAAAAGGCGTGATCAGTCCCAGTTTCTACATTCGATGTTTGCTGCTAGAAGCAAAGTAA